The region TAAGTAACATGgttgagaggaagagaaaacatgGGCGTCCATCACAGTTTCAAATGTCAACAGGTATGTTACCACAGTATCATTCCACATCAGGGTTATGAGACTTTAATgccatgtttcctgtctgttgACCTTACCATTTGACCTGCTGGCTCTCTGGAGGTAAGGACTGCTGTAGCAAGGTCTTCCCCAGTAAATCCAGCTCTTCCATGGCTTTAGGAGGAGCAGTGGAGCCCCCTGCTGGTGGAGCTTGCTGTGTTTTGACCACAGCTGGTAGCAACACAGCAGCTGGTACAGATGGAGCAGATAATTCTGTGCTATCAGAGGACTGAGAATACAAACACAGGATTAGAGTTTGCGTGTCAGGACTGTATGGGGGAGGATGGGATGtaaattgtttttgaaaattATATCAACGTTCGCGTTAAAGCCACTATGTGTAGAATTATTACGTGACTATAGTGTATTCTATTAGCTTTTATTTGTAGAAGAGTCTGTTTTAAAACTTCCACTCGGTGGCACCAAAGTTACAAAATTTCAACTTCTACAAATACTGGCTTTAATTTGACCATGTACATAATTATCTTACAACTCGCACCTGAAAAGCATTATGGGAGTCAGAGTTTTCCGTTACATTCAGTcctaagaaaacaaaaacaacaaaaaggttAAGTTAAATTCAATTCcagtttttaaaatgcaatGTTCAGCTCAAAGACGCTTTCTAGCAAATCCCAAACACAATTTAAAATCGGGAACATTTCACTGCTTATGTCAGCTTCAGTGAAAGGTCTGGTTAAATATAAACAGGCTGAGAATGTGTCTACCTTTGTTGTGGTCTGGCCAGGTGTGGTCTGCCTCTGAGGATGCTTTTAGTCCACTACCCAACAAGAGGGCTACATCCCGGCCAATGGACATAAAGTCTAACTGTGCTGTGCAGACTAAGCTGAGCTTTAACTGCTGACTTAACCTTTTTAGGCTCGTTAAAATGGTCAGCATTAGTGTTTACAAGCCAGATGAGTTTCTTTGTCAGCAATGAGCTGTACTTACCCAGAGACATGAGTTCATCATCCAAGAGGTTGATACCGATGTTCTGAGTCAGGGTCTGCAAGTTGGAGGACTCGGGGTTGGATGGTACTGTGTTGGCTGATGCATTAAGTCCCATCAGGTCTACGAGTGCTGAGTTACTGCTTTCTGATTTGGACAGAAAATACTTCTAGTCAACAGAAATGTTTGGAAAATAGATGCCAAATCACACTGACCTTAAAAACACATGCACCTACCTGGTTGTGAGGACTTGGTTATGCCATCCTttgccacctcctccccctttaCCAGCTGTCTATACAGATTGATGACCTGTGTCAAACTGTCATTGGCCTGTAAGATATCCGCTAAAAGAAGAAAACGAATTAGCAACACCGGAGTGATTTTCTAGTCTTATGCTTTGGGGTGAGTCTGATTACATTAAATCTgtaatgggggaaaaaagcaaccTTATAAAAGTCTTGTTCTTCCTTACATAATACCACATAATACCCAACTTACCTAGGGCTTCATCATTATCCTCTGTATCACTCGCTAATCGGAATAGTGTGGGCCTCATCTTTTCACAGCGCTGGTAAAGATCCTGTAATTAGAATCATATTAAAACACTTCTACTGAGTGGTCCCAGAAGGATTACGAGACTGTGGCTGGAGCACGTTTTAATGCGCTGAGCTTTGCTAACCTTAATGAGCTCCTGGTTGCTCTGGGAGCAGCTCTCCTTGCTGTAGCCCTCCAGCAGCTGGCTCAGCAGACTGACactctccttcacctcctggATGGCATTCACTCGCTTTGACACCTTCTCCACTCGCTTTTGGTCCTAGGAAAAAGAGCAGTAGGATCTCACGGTGGAGCTCACTGCAGCCTGATGTTTGATTTTCCTCTAGcaaataaaccaaagtatttaTCATTATAGCAGTTTAAAAATGGAATAGTTGAAAGGGCCATGAGACTAGTATTCAAGGGTACAAATATCATCACACTACTTAATCTGACGCGTATTTTAAACAACTGATaagcaaacacagatacacatgcacatgaccTACAGCACATTTAGTTAACAAAACAGATGACTCACTTCCTGGACCATTTCCTTGATGAGCTTGTTTGCTGCTCGAAGATCATCTGGGTGAGAGCTGTTCAATAAGCGAGACAGCATCTACATAAACAGGATAGGacagaagggagagaggaaaaagaagaggaagcaaaATTGTAAACTGTCGGTCCCTTAACAATTTTCGCAGCAGCTTCACTTCACACATAATTTTATGGGAAGAGAAGATTTTTATGGTCCTTCCCTTACAAGTCCTTTCCTTTGTAAACCTGTTTGATGAGGCTGGTGCTTCTTCATCATCACTCATACTTCATACCTTGGATTTCTCCTCATCGTCAAAGATGGCACTTTTGGTTCtaggtggagggggtgggagaGGCTTGTCATCAGGAAGCACAGGATCCTGCTTGACAATACCTGGAAGAGAACAAGGACACCTACTAACCTTATACGTCAACAGCACAGCTCCAGTTTCATATGTTTACACTGTATATAGATCTGAGTCACAGAATCGAAGTCACCTCTGGCTCAGAGTACTGTCAGAGACAGATGTGATACTGGTGCCGGAACAAGGACAAGCCTTTTGTATAAATATAAGCACAAAATAATAAGATAGTCTGTTGTATTCTGTCAAAAGACaccagaaagacacacagaaactgcaACTTGGTTGGTAACTTCATTATTAAGACAGCACTATATTCACCTAAGCATGAGTAAGGACATTAGTCTCATGCTTGTAGGTCATCAGCACAAAAAGGAGAACTGATACCACTTTGTACAAAACACCACTTgttaaagcaaagaaaacaccAGGAAccaaaaaacacattatcagTGAAATATGGgaactaaaagaaaaacaatcagttaAAGGTGAAATGTAATAACGCACCATACACATACtgtaataaataagaaaatgagaaaacgtTTTAGCGAGCTAAAGAATTTTAGCTTGATGGTTAGTCGTGTTCTCAAACATCTGGAACACTCACCCTGTTTTTTCAGCATCTGATATGCTTCTGCTATCTTGGTCTCATCTGGCAGCCTCACTGTCCAGCTGTACATCAGTTCTAACACCTTCTTCTTCACTGGCTCCGGAGCCCGAGCACCTAAATActgcagaaaaagaacagataGGGTATTACCAAGCATTAAAGAAAAATTCTTCTTAAAAATGCTGATAATAGGTGAAACACCttataaatttaaataattatttcGACACAACTGTGACTTATTCTCTGGTTAACAAAACTCATACCTAGATGTCAGATTGGGAGGGTAGATTCATGGTTGCAGACCTAGCTTCATGTTGCACCAAAGTGGCAGCTTAAATTCAACATAATGTGAATTTTCAATGCTTGATTCTGCTATTAGACCTTCTCTTGGAATTACGCTGTGTAGTCAAGAATATAGTTGCTGTTTTCACAAGTTAATAAAACCCTATTCTCATGGATATACAGTTGCAGCCAAACTGGTAAAAGAGCACATAAGACAACAGTCATTACCTTGGGTGAGACCACCTTGATGAGCTCATTGAGAAAGCGAAACTTTCCCACTTCACTGTGAAATCGCTTTCCACAATTCTTCATGCACGTCTCAAGAACCTGGGAATTGGTTAAAGGTTGCTGGTTTTACATTTCAGACAAGTCTTCGCAGTTGTGATAATGACTCATGGCctttgcacttgtttttttatttttttgataaaAAGTGAACCAGTCAGTCAATTCTGCACCCAGTTCAGTCTCTTACCATAAGTGCTTGAATAGCCTCCCACTCCTGAGGAGACTGGATTTTGTGGGCCAGAAGTCTGGTTGCAAGTTGGGGACTGATGgataaaaacagactttaacctTCAGTTTACTTTTccacaaaaaattaaatatgatgATTTTGTTTGACTTCATGTGTATCTGTCCAATTATTTGTAACCCCTTAAGCTTTGGGCATTATGTGCTAAAAAGGCTATATCTCCCACACAGCTCTTTCTAGGCTGTCAAGGAGATatctgtccaaatacttacggcctcaACTGTAAATCAACAGCAGGAGTAGCAATGacgtgtttgtgcatttgtttataGTGAGAAATAGAGCAGCTATTCTAAAATGGTGTgacattcatcatcatcatcaccatcatctcaCCCTTCTGGTTCATCGTTGAGTTGATCACAAAATTCCTTGATACTATCCCAGTCATTCTCCTTATTCAGAGGGTTGGTGGCCTTGTCTGTGCAAGAGATAAACACATTAGACTAAAATTCGGCATTTTGTCTATATCCAGACTTATACTGCATGTTAGTAAATTTCTGGCCTGACATTtggctgcaaaaaaaagaaaaaaaaacgcctcagGCTTACACCAAGccacactgtgacattttacaGGAGCAAAGAGATTTAAGTGTCAGGTCTTACTAAACGTTTGTGGTCCCTGACAGCAGCTGTAGcctatgtttgtttgtttctccgGTATGCAATCTATGTGTTCTCTGGATTGGAGCAGATGAACAGAGTTGTTCGTGTCTGTCAGAAAATGTATGACAGAATCCTAACATGCATCCTAAGTATAGCAAAAGCTACGGTTCCTGGTTTGGGTGTCGCTTTGTCTCAGCTGACATATGTTGGTCAGCTGCTAACTAGCTAGATACTAAAACTAGCTCGATTTTGTTAGCATTCAGCTGGGCATTATtgagatttttaaatttaaatgccATGTTTGTGTATCATCCCTAACATCAAACTGTCAACAGTAAACATAACACGAGTTCAAAATGCAAGTACATTCGAGGAAAGGGTGCTACATTAGCTGAGTGAGTTTGTTCCTTAATGCCAACTACACTTTTTGATTTGATGACATTCGCTCTCTTGACTCTCTAAAAAAGCCTATTCCCAAGGGAGAGCACTGTGACCGACAGCGGCAAATTCACGCTGACAATATATCTCCGTATCCGTTAACGGTGTATCAGCTATCGCTCTACACTCAAGAGTGAATCTGCTATTGTAACGTATAGTGACTTACTGATTCGAGACTGCAGGCTAACCTCATCTGGAGGCGCCGCCGCCATCTTTCGAGAATAAACAAGTGGTGAGTATCGCGTGATTTTTGTAACATATCGCGTGGATGGACGTTGAGAAGGTGGCTCTGTAGCTCCCCCAGTTGGGCACGAAGAGAAGTAAATGAATGACATTGAATACAGTAGGCAGACTCCCAGTGAGTATCTCAGTCAGTGCATCTAGCGTGGCTTGGCACCGGCGCTGTGTTGCCTTGATCAACATTAATTGTCCGGGatgtatattttacagtgtgttctAATTTTGTTATCGCTAGGCGGGCGCCGGGAGCACAACGCGCCGTAACGGACTTTTTATGCATTGTTTTAACAGACGCTGCGGTCACTGCACCAAGAGACAAAAACGGTGTTGTGGTCTATCTCAACGAGGAAACTATCACCTCTGTCTCGACTGAAACTGCATCATCGCCCGAAACGAAGACAATCCTCACAGTACCAGCGCTCACCGCAACAAACCGTGCAAACAGCAGCCAGGAGCGAACAGCAGGCTACATTCGCTGGTTAATGCTAGCTAAGTTGACTACGCCAAGAACTTTGTTGGCAAGCTATAGTTACCCCTTCAGGATATCAGTCGTGTTTTGAACCGGGTCCGAGTTCCCGTTTAGAAGTAGTAACGTTATTCTCTATATGGGGGATTCCATACAGGAGATAAAGTGGGGGCATAATGCATGCGATAGTTGCAAAAGTTAGCTAACATCTAGCTAGCAAACCCTGCTAGTATTTTAACGTGACTCACTGGCTGTAGATGAATGTAACGCATCGCTACAGCGGGTGTTGCCTTAGCCATCGCCCCTTCACTGAAACGCTGGCGGTGACTCGCTTATGACCGAAGAAGAGACTTTGCATCGTCTCCTGTCACGTCGGGGGACAAAAGACGTCGACTTTATTTGACAAGACTACTTTGATTTCTGTGACAATAGTACGATGGGATCTCTGAAGGCTCTCCAGGAGTGGTGTCGGATACAGTGTGAAAATTACAACGATGTGGAAATAAAGGACATGTCAACGTCCTTTCGGGACGGTTTGGCGTTTTGTGCCATAATACATCGTTACAGACCCGATCTGATGTAAGTAGCCCGAAGTCTAACCATATAACATTGATACTAACGAACCCGATAGTCACTTACGAACGAGAAATCACAGTAGTTTTATTACAATGACAAACTGGCTTTAGAAATAGCAGCTGGCTGTAGCCAAATGTGGACATATCTCTTTGAGGAGAGACAGGCTGCTCATTGCTGTCCTTTAATTTATATACAAATACTGAAATAATAAGTGTGTTCAGCCATGCAGGATACAAATGCAGAATAAACTCAGTAGCCGGGTCGTGAACTCATCTGCGCTCTAGATTATTCTGTGAAAAGTTTTATAAGGCCTGGGATTATGTACAGCACCTGTCAACAGAgattactgtttttctttttttgaatacattttaagtaGAAAGCTTCAACATTAAAATGGTTGAGTATGATAATGTCAGTGGTTAGATAACATTTGTTTTACacgggtaaaaaaaaatgctacttgTGTTAAATTTACCAACACTGTATGTTTTAataatgtttctgtgtatgttatATGCCCAAATCAtctgaaataatattttttatgaacattgcagagtgaatgagtgagaggTCAGTGTGCTGTAATTAACTCAGGCTGACAAGCCATACCCTGTCTGTAACAACACACCCCTCCTCACTGCATGTTACACCTACACACATAGCACAGAAGCcaccacaaaacacagcagcagaatcagtgtgaattaaaataactttttatgGGGATGGGGAAGTGAGGACTTTCCAGCGTTTTGATAGAGACCTAAAACTGAAAATCCCTTACCTACTAGCTTACAGCTGATAACCCACGTACAGCTGATAAGTGAATTCAACCAGCCTTTGCTCAAACACACTAAAAGTACAAAGTATGTGACACCGAcagcctgtctgtgtctttcaggACTTCCGTCTTCCATCATGTGGttgttaaaatgtatttctagaccttatgtatgaatgtgaatgatttgattttaaaagtgTCCATTTATCTGCTataaacatacacagaaatGCTGACATTCAAATGACTCACGTTGGAAATGTATTTCCGTGGAAAAGCACACGTCCTGCGCAGTATAATGTGGCCTTGTGTAGTTCAGTGGGTAAAGCAGCCTGTTGACAGCATCAGGATTAGTGGTTTGATTGTGACTGAAACAAGTTGGTGGCCCTGCAGTTGTAGGGGGAATTGTGTAAAAGCACCCAGCAAATGACATGTTATGTCCCTCCTCTGTTTTGGGGGAAAACTGTGGTCTGATGGAATGACTTTGAACAATAAGCGTCTTGCTCATGCTGTTCACCTCTCAGGTGGTCCAGACTTTTGTGTGCAAATTGGACTATGCTTGGATGGTAGCAGAGCAAACATTCACTGGAGCAGTCACTGAAGGAGGAGTCAGTGAAGTGGAATATATCTGCATACACATCACAGCAGGAAAACTCAAAGTACGACAGTGGAGAAATCATAAACACCCAACTTTTGAGTTCTCCCTCTCCAATTTGTGTCCCAGCGTGTCTCCCTGTTCTGCCCTCTGTGGACTTTCAGCGGCCCAACCGAAGTGCTCTGATCCAGACAGACAGTTTGTCAGGCTAATCTGCAGCTGAGACCTCCGCCTGTCAAACTGGATTTAACTCTAATGCTGGGCCAGGCCAATGTAGAGCCACCCTGCACTCTGCAGCCAATGTATTCTCATCAAAATACATCACATTGATCCAGAGGAGAGACGTTAGTACAGCTAATGGCTTcgtctcagtctcagtcagtCTTCAGCTGAGACCAACTGTCACTTAGCCCACTGGAGAGAGAGTAGATATGGCTGCAAGAAATCATCCACGGCCTAGTTAACCAAACAGTGGGCAAACAGTGGGACAGTGCAGTTAAAACTGCATTTGAATTAAATTGCGTTCACATAGAGCTCCTGATCAAACTTTGTCGTACAACTTAGCAGTGCAAACACTCATaccatatattttcttttagttttctgtgtcctctctgtgttgcaATTTGTCTAGATAATGCACTTGTTCCGTGTCACCGACTCCTCTACTTAAACTACTGATTGTTATGTATTTATAAGCTTCACTCTTGGCTGTCACGACATCACCAAATCCCAGTCCTGTATGCTTCAGAGCAAACTTTTTCCATCTGACTGAACCAGATTTAGCAGATATACTGGTCTACCCAGGCTTTGATCGTGTGGATTTAAACGGCTGGCACACAGTACACagtcatatacacacacagacacaccgtTCCTCAGCAgtcctctttcccaaaataaatCCTGGAGTGAGACTCTGAGTCACAGTGGATTAGGTTCGCAATTCAGATCACACACAGCACTTCATCATCCGTGTCAGTGTCGGCTGGCACTGTCTGTTCTGTGAGCCTCGAGAACTGTAACTCCCAACAAAATTTTTAGCAGTACTTTTTATGTCGGCAGACCTGGCCCGGTGTTTTGACATGATCTTGATAttagagctgctgctctgtgtgtttgtgaccatGGGAACTAGATTAGAGAGAACAGAGGTCACTTTGTGTGGCTCCAACACGGAGCTCTTTCACAAGGTTTTGCCTTCTTGAGAGTTCCACATGGTCTCCGCAAGCTCTCGCCAgggtctctgtgttttttccgCCATACTGTTGTCCTTACTGCTAGACACTCGAGTCAACATAGATTTACtgatgcacacaggcacactttCATCCCAGAACACCTCAGACATTTTCCAGTTTTACTGCAGGATGTTTACTGGTGAGAGCCTAGCTTTAGTTCCTCGCTCCAGGCATTTCAAAGCAGAACCTTGTAATTATCAGCCCATCACTCCTGTTTAGTGCAGCCACttctttccttttgttcctGGCAGTTTTTCACATCAGGCATCACTTATTTGTGGCTTGGGACCAATTGTCTGCAGTGGTAGCTAGGAAGCTCACTATTTTTGTCTGTCATGCTGTCAGGCCAATAATAGCTTTTTGATGGTTCATAGCATAAGTGGAAATAGGCCAGTAAGCTAAATACAGTACTGTACTGCATCAGCTTGCATCAGCTTCTATGGTTTTCTATACAATCCCTGGCCCAAAAGGAGTCACCATGAGTTGCAGTTGTTGAAGGCTATGGAACTGTACGCTGGCTACCTGCACACTCAGCCTTATCTCAAACATGGTTTtgaattttaacatttattctCTTCTGTCATTCCAGAGACTTTGGCTCGCTGTCTAAAGAAAATGTCTACGAGAACAACCGAATGGTGAGTCAGttttacagctgtgtgttttgaggTTTGAACACTcctgtgatgttgtgttttatggTGATGTCAGTTTGGTTGTCGGCTCTTGGTGGGAGGATGACTTAAATCACCTGTGAGCTAACTATTATCTGTCACTTTGCTTCAAGCGTTGCATCTGTCACTGCGTGTTCTTCATTCAGCCATAAAATTATTAAGCCTTATGATTGCATGCAGTCATGGTGGGTGTGACATCAGTGCatttgactgtgtgactgtggagaGAAGTGTTTCTTAATCCTGATGGAGCCTGATGAGGGCAAAGAGGGAGGAAGCCAGAGCAGTCAgcgtaccaaaaaaaaaaagaagaagaaaattctTGCCATAAGCCCGTGGAGAGACCATGTAGAGAGGATTTTAAGTGTGAAAGTGCTGAATTTGCAACTTTATATCATAAGTAGGATGAATCCAAGaactttttaaaatcatattttccTTGTTGGCTTTTTCCACATCATCTGTAAGCCAGCAGAACATTGAGGGATGAAATGGGAGTCTCCTCATTTTCAGTCTGAGCTGAGCTTTGgcagctctttgctgctgtttacATTCTTTTTTATCCAGCGCCTTTCATGGAAAGTGAGGTGGCCGGTGGTAGCACCAGAAACGAACTCCCGGTGTGCTGGCTGTCATTTGGGGGTCTTATATATAAAGCAGGCACTATCTGTAAGGCCCAGTCCTGAGTGAGCAATCCATAAATGCAAAGCTTCTAAGGCAGATTGTACTATATCAGACCCAGATGTGAGCTCCTTAAATTTGTTTATggttgtctctgtctcttcctggaTTACTTTTCTTAGAACCTTTTCATACAGGAGATGCGGGTATCCTGAATACATGTTCAAATCACGTTTGACCGTGTTCATGTTAGACTGCTGTCAAAACTCTTTGTCAGTATTCAGAGATCTAGTCTCGGCTGTGGTGCTTCACACATTACTGCTTACTCCGAATTGCAGTTACTGTGTAGGTAGCAAATAAAATTACTGCAAATGTAAGTTTCAGTTCCTTCCACTTCCTGTCCTTCTCAAAACTCAcgtctctttccttttctgtttgttagGTCGATCACttaaatgttcaaatgtcaCCTACATTAAAATGAAGTTCCATCCCCAGTATACTGTAAACAGAGTCGTACCTGAATGAAGGAGTACTCTGCTTTGGACTAGTTTCTCAGTTTCCACTAAAATGTTCATATGAGTTATTGGCGTCTTCA is a window of Toxotes jaculatrix isolate fToxJac2 chromosome 4, fToxJac2.pri, whole genome shotgun sequence DNA encoding:
- the LOC121181183 gene encoding ADP-ribosylation factor-binding protein GGA1-like, giving the protein MAAAPPDEVSLQSRINKATNPLNKENDWDSIKEFCDQLNDEPEGPQLATRLLAHKIQSPQEWEAIQALMVLETCMKNCGKRFHSEVGKFRFLNELIKVVSPKYLGARAPEPVKKKVLELMYSWTVRLPDETKIAEAYQMLKKQGIVKQDPVLPDDKPLPPPPPRTKSAIFDDEEKSKMLSRLLNSSHPDDLRAANKLIKEMVQEDQKRVEKVSKRVNAIQEVKESVSLLSQLLEGYSKESCSQSNQELIKDLYQRCEKMRPTLFRLASDTEDNDEALADILQANDSLTQVINLYRQLVKGEEVAKDGITKSSQPESSNSALVDLMGLNASANTVPSNPESSNLQTLTQNIGINLLDDELMSLGLNVTENSDSHNAFQSSDSTELSAPSVPAAVLLPAVVKTQQAPPAGGSTAPPKAMEELDLLGKTLLQQSLPPESQQVKWDKLQPQSRVTLRDLQTKSSTTSRPAPPVVTTSSGPTPAPGPTSSLAVQSEPDSLLLSSLSLTAAEKGPSPAADPYDNISLADVTVPLEAIKPSSLLPVTVFDKHSLRVLFTFARDCPPSRPDVLVVIISMLSSAPIPVTNIRFQAAVPKVMKVKLQPPSSTELPAFNPILPPAAITQILLLANPHKEKVRLRYKLTFNLGDKFHDESGDVDHFPPPNAWGNL